DNA from Balneolaceae bacterium:
CCAAAAAAATATGCGGCCTCTGAGGGCGGCTGGGCACGTCGGAGGCGCCCCTTCGTGTACACTGGAGAACAACAGGTGTTCGAATTCGAACACATTTCGTTACATTTCCGTATAGCAACGATCCCAGGAGGCCGGAAGCCCCCTATGAGAAAGGCATGATCTTTGATCCCCTACCTATAGACGAACAGACGAGTTTTCCATTAAAAAAGTTTTAGACCGATGAGCGACACGACAACCGGAAGGGTACTGGTGGTGGATGACGACAGCGACGTGCTGCAGGCCGCCAAACTCTTCCTGAAACAACATGTGCGGCAGGTTGACACCGAAAAATCCCCGCGCTCCATTCCCAACCTTCTGAAGAACTACAACTACGACGTGGTGCTGCTGGACATGAATTTCACCGAAGACGTCTCCAGCGGGGAGGAGGGATTTCACTGGCTGGAGAAGATCCTGGAGATGGACCCCTCCCTGGCCGTGGTGCTCATAACGGCCTACGGCGATGTGGAGAAGGCCGTAAAAGCCGTGAAGCTGGGCGCCACCGATTTCGTGATGAAGCCTTGGCAGAACGAGAAGCTGCTGGCCACCATCACTTCCGCCCTCAACCTGACGGAGTCGCGGCGGGAGATCGACACCCTGCGCAGCCGCCAGAAACACCTTTCGGCCGACATTGACCAGCACTACCAGGAGATCATCGGGAAGAGTCCCCGGATGAACAAGATTTTCCAGACCATCGAGAAGGTGGCCAAAACGGACGCCAACGTGCTGATCACCGGTGAGAACGGTACCGGCAAGGAGCTGGTGGCCCGCGCCCTGCACCGCCGCTCGGACCGCAGCGAGGAGGTGTTTATCAATGTTGACATCGGCGCCATTCCCGAAAATCTCTTCGAAAGCGAGCTCTTCGGTCATACCAAGGGCGCCTTCACCGACGCCAAGGAATCACGCGCCGGCCGTTTCGAAGTGGCCTCCGGGGGCACCCTCTTCCTGGACGAGATCGGCAACCTCCCCCTGCAGCTGCAGCCCAAGCTGCTCTCGGCTCTGGAGACGCGCAAGATCACCCGTATCGGATCCAACAAGCCGGTGGAGGTGGACATCCGGCTGGTCTGCGCCACCAACGAGCCGGTGCATCAGATGGTGCAGGAGAGCCGCTTCCGCCAGGACCTGCTCTACCGCATCAACACCATCGAGATCAAGCTGCCGCCCCTGCGCGAGCGCACCGAGGATATTCCCCTGCTGGCCAAGCACTTCCTGCAGCGTTACGCCAGGAAGTACGGCAAAGAGATCACCACCCTTTCGGAACCGGCCCTCAAGAAGCTCTCCCTCTACCACTGGCCGGGCAACGTGCGGGAACTGCAGCATTCGGTGGAGCGTGCCGTCATCATGACCGACCACAGCGTGCTGCAGCCCGAGGACTTTCTGCTTACTTCCATGGGCGGGGAGGAGTCGGCCATGGTCTTCGATGACTATAACCTGGAGGAGATCGAGAAAACGGTGATCCGCAAGGCGCTGGACAAGCATGAGGGCAACATCTCCAAGACGGCCGACGAGCTGGGACTCACCCGAGCCTCCCTCTACCGCAGAATGGAGAAGTATGATCTTTAAAAATTTTCGTGTCGGCGTGGTGCTCCGGGTCGGGGGGCTGGTGGCCTCCATCGCCCTCTGGATGTACCTGGTCTACTCCACCAGCTACTACGTGAGCATGGTTATCCTGGCGCTGGTGATCGTCTCCCAGATTGTGCACCTGGTGCGCTACGTGGAGCGTACCAATTACAAGCTCACCCGCTTTCTCAACTCCATCCGATACTCCGATTTCTCCCAGACCTTTCCCGACCACGGGCTGGGCAGCTCCTTCCGGGAGCTGAACCACGCCTTTTCGCGGGTGATCGACGAATTCAAGAAGGAGCGCTCCGAGAAGGAGGAGAGTTTCCGCTACCTTCAGACCGTGGTGCAGCACATCGGCATCGGGCTCATCTCCTTCAACAAGCAGGGGGAGGTGGAGCTGATCAACACCGCCGCCAAGCGCCTCTTCCAGATCCCCGCGCTGCGCAACGTGCAGGCCCTGCGCTCCATCAGCGAGCCGCTCTACAAGGCGGTAAGCGGACTCAAGGGCGGCAACCGCACCCTGGTGAGGGTGGGCATCGGCAGCGAAACCTTGCAGCTGGCTATTTCGGCCACCGAGTTCCGCATGCATAACGACCTCTACAAGCTGGTCTCCTTCCAGAACATCCACTCCGAGCT
Protein-coding regions in this window:
- a CDS encoding sigma-54 dependent transcriptional regulator, with the translated sequence MSDTTTGRVLVVDDDSDVLQAAKLFLKQHVRQVDTEKSPRSIPNLLKNYNYDVVLLDMNFTEDVSSGEEGFHWLEKILEMDPSLAVVLITAYGDVEKAVKAVKLGATDFVMKPWQNEKLLATITSALNLTESRREIDTLRSRQKHLSADIDQHYQEIIGKSPRMNKIFQTIEKVAKTDANVLITGENGTGKELVARALHRRSDRSEEVFINVDIGAIPENLFESELFGHTKGAFTDAKESRAGRFEVASGGTLFLDEIGNLPLQLQPKLLSALETRKITRIGSNKPVEVDIRLVCATNEPVHQMVQESRFRQDLLYRINTIEIKLPPLRERTEDIPLLAKHFLQRYARKYGKEITTLSEPALKKLSLYHWPGNVRELQHSVERAVIMTDHSVLQPEDFLLTSMGGEESAMVFDDYNLEEIEKTVIRKALDKHEGNISKTADELGLTRASLYRRMEKYDL